Proteins from a single region of Pseudorasbora parva isolate DD20220531a chromosome 22, ASM2467924v1, whole genome shotgun sequence:
- the rpl29 gene encoding 60S ribosomal protein L29 — translation MAKSKNHTTHNQSRKWHRNGIKKPRSQRYESLKGVDPKFLRNMRFAKKHNKKGMKTIARKAAAK, via the exons ATGGCCAAGTCGAAGAACCACACCACACACAACCAGT ctcGTAAGTGGCACAGGAATGGCATCAAGAAGCCGAGATCTCAGCGCTATGAGTCTCTGAAAGGG GTGGATCCCAAGTTTCTGAGGAACATGCGCTTCGCCAAGAAGCACAATAAGAAGGGCATGAAGACCATCGCCAGGAAAGCTGCGGCTAAATAA